A single window of Rubripirellula lacrimiformis DNA harbors:
- a CDS encoding multiheme c-type cytochrome: MNFWSGDSFLATPEDRPAQSDLPSITPGRREVAVALSLRLRSMIVTGMAGLAIVGCAPADPAASRNQELAVGMPTGQSADPGVLTDTEIQPPPLLGVAGTPAQMVSIRMGEATNRVQWSDQSSAPAVDSFRIAQATVIQQPPRQPELIPTPKGELDSKDKKPADPSTPPSLDPSKPNPKDSPSPQDPSTEDQNSPPRMENGSPSLAGPDAGSASDAGDSQPTGVDLDPAFPGMAGGPEDYRTWDTPGLTLVFSGQQHGYIEPCGCTGLDRQKGGVARRYTFIDSLAKKGWPLLPMDAGNQVRRYGRQAAIKLQQSVRALNEMGYEAVGFGPDDVRLGVGDLLVLAAEQEIFVSANVVLFDPEYVPKTKLIEKNGWKIGVTSILDPESLEVPPDDSLLVNDPEKSAKEAASELAGKSPDFSVLLYFGKEESAKELVRKVGGFDLIVVAGGYGEPTYQAESIDGSKTRIIVTGDKGMYAGLIGLYADKPMKYARVPLTHEFGDAPEMRAVMKDYQDQLRDLGLGELGLLPPIKHSSNQQFVGSEACGKCHTTAYEIWESSAHAEATEHLVHPPAERSDISRHFDPECISCHVTGWNPQEYYPYESGYLSLAQTPHLTGNGCENCHGPGAAHAAAEADGSTAAATLRDELRRSMQLPLEKAREKCMSCHDLDNSPDFHQPDAFEDIYWPEVEHYGVD, translated from the coding sequence ATGAATTTCTGGTCTGGCGACTCCTTTCTTGCAACGCCGGAGGATCGTCCGGCGCAGTCGGATCTGCCGTCGATCACGCCCGGTCGTCGGGAAGTGGCGGTCGCGCTCAGCTTGCGCCTGCGGTCGATGATCGTCACCGGCATGGCCGGTCTGGCCATCGTTGGATGTGCGCCTGCGGATCCCGCTGCATCGCGGAACCAAGAACTGGCTGTTGGGATGCCGACCGGTCAGTCCGCCGATCCAGGTGTGCTGACGGACACCGAAATCCAACCACCGCCGCTATTGGGCGTTGCCGGGACTCCCGCCCAAATGGTTTCCATCCGAATGGGGGAAGCGACCAATCGGGTACAGTGGAGCGACCAATCGTCGGCGCCCGCTGTCGATTCCTTTCGGATCGCGCAGGCGACTGTCATTCAGCAACCACCGCGTCAGCCCGAGTTGATTCCAACGCCCAAGGGAGAGCTGGATTCGAAAGACAAAAAGCCGGCCGATCCATCGACGCCGCCAAGTCTGGACCCCAGCAAACCCAATCCCAAGGATTCGCCTTCGCCGCAGGACCCTTCGACGGAAGATCAGAACAGTCCACCAAGAATGGAAAACGGTTCGCCAAGTTTGGCGGGACCGGATGCGGGATCGGCTTCCGACGCCGGTGATTCGCAGCCCACGGGTGTCGACTTGGACCCCGCATTTCCTGGCATGGCGGGTGGCCCGGAAGATTACCGCACCTGGGACACGCCCGGGCTAACGCTGGTCTTCAGCGGGCAACAGCATGGTTACATCGAACCGTGTGGATGTACCGGATTGGATCGTCAAAAAGGCGGCGTCGCCCGACGCTATACCTTCATCGATTCACTTGCCAAGAAGGGTTGGCCGTTGCTGCCGATGGATGCCGGCAATCAAGTCCGCCGCTATGGACGTCAGGCTGCGATCAAGCTGCAGCAATCCGTTCGTGCCTTGAACGAAATGGGATACGAAGCGGTCGGTTTCGGCCCCGATGACGTTCGATTGGGCGTGGGGGATCTGTTGGTTTTGGCGGCCGAACAAGAAATCTTTGTGTCGGCCAATGTCGTTCTGTTCGACCCCGAATATGTGCCCAAGACCAAGCTGATCGAAAAGAACGGTTGGAAAATCGGTGTGACCAGTATTCTGGATCCCGAATCGTTAGAGGTTCCGCCCGACGATTCCTTGTTGGTCAATGATCCCGAAAAATCGGCGAAGGAAGCGGCCAGCGAGCTAGCCGGCAAGTCGCCTGATTTCAGCGTGCTGTTGTACTTTGGCAAAGAAGAATCCGCGAAAGAACTGGTCCGGAAAGTTGGCGGGTTCGATCTGATTGTCGTGGCCGGCGGTTACGGTGAACCGACCTATCAGGCCGAGTCGATTGATGGTTCCAAAACGCGAATCATTGTTACCGGAGACAAAGGGATGTACGCCGGGCTAATCGGTTTGTACGCCGACAAGCCCATGAAGTACGCTCGCGTCCCTTTGACTCATGAATTCGGCGACGCACCCGAGATGCGTGCGGTGATGAAGGACTATCAAGACCAACTGCGTGATTTGGGGTTGGGCGAATTGGGGCTGCTGCCGCCGATCAAACATTCATCCAATCAACAGTTCGTGGGCAGCGAAGCGTGTGGCAAATGCCACACGACGGCTTACGAAATTTGGGAAAGTTCGGCCCATGCCGAAGCGACCGAACACTTGGTGCATCCGCCTGCCGAACGTAGTGATATTTCCAGGCACTTCGACCCGGAATGCATCAGTTGTCACGTGACCGGGTGGAATCCCCAAGAATACTATCCCTACGAATCGGGGTATCTGTCGCTGGCCCAAACACCGCATCTGACTGGCAACGGTTGCGAGAACTGTCACGGTCCGGGTGCCGCACACGCTGCGGCCGAAGCGGATGGTTCGACCGCGGCGGCGACGCTGCGTGACGAACTGCGACGGTCGATGCAATTGCCTTTGGAAAAGGCTCGTGAAAAATGCATGTCCTGTCACGATTTGGACAACAGCCCCGACTTTCACCAACCCGATGCGTTCGAAGACATCTATTGGCCCGAGGTCGAGCACTACGGTGTCGATTGA
- a CDS encoding DUF1573 domain-containing protein, producing the protein MKNLWVWIIVSALIGTGTAWTINYQRYGYRPSEFGPFRVGGDVTPENVAKFINLRSQEASETYGRVQVDGETEHDFGVMSPGDEGEKKFTVRNVGKGQLRLRVGASTCKCTIGELDKTVLEPGEQTDITLTWTVKPGSSEFGQSAQLLTNDPGMVAITLKITGKIVSDFQLVPEVWTFGEIAAGEPFEVSGLVYNFMSKPVDPVDVRFSDEKLTALSEFDIEELDRADFGTGNQKAVQAFRVTAKVQAGLPQGNISQNLVFGFNMAQPDDESDSETSQETKDDDAGDEELSATDSKLYASIPVKGRIVGALRMLESSKLTQVGTEFIYDFGRIGPDDSLIAKTFVVLKGEERDNTTLTVGKIKPEGVVRAELGEPKSRGSMVLYPLKIELVPSDKTISRLGKDKGDYGSIWIESDNPKASRMRVVLKFAIEGR; encoded by the coding sequence ATGAAGAATCTTTGGGTTTGGATCATCGTTTCGGCGCTGATTGGCACCGGCACAGCTTGGACCATCAATTACCAGCGATACGGGTATCGGCCTTCGGAGTTCGGACCTTTTCGTGTGGGGGGCGATGTGACTCCCGAAAACGTGGCCAAATTCATCAATTTGCGGTCCCAGGAGGCCAGCGAAACCTACGGCCGGGTCCAGGTCGACGGAGAGACCGAGCACGATTTTGGCGTGATGTCGCCAGGGGATGAGGGCGAGAAGAAGTTCACGGTGCGGAACGTCGGCAAGGGACAGTTGCGGCTGCGGGTGGGCGCTTCGACCTGTAAATGTACGATTGGCGAACTGGATAAGACGGTTCTGGAACCAGGCGAACAGACTGATATCACCCTGACCTGGACCGTCAAACCGGGCAGCAGCGAATTTGGGCAATCCGCTCAGCTGCTGACCAACGATCCAGGCATGGTGGCGATCACGTTGAAAATCACCGGAAAGATCGTCAGTGACTTTCAATTGGTCCCCGAGGTTTGGACCTTCGGCGAGATCGCGGCTGGCGAGCCGTTCGAGGTCAGCGGGCTGGTCTACAACTTCATGAGCAAGCCGGTCGACCCCGTGGATGTGCGTTTCTCGGACGAAAAGCTGACTGCCCTTTCCGAGTTCGACATCGAAGAACTCGATCGTGCCGACTTCGGCACCGGCAACCAGAAAGCGGTTCAGGCGTTTCGAGTGACGGCGAAGGTGCAAGCCGGGCTGCCGCAAGGCAACATTTCGCAAAACCTGGTCTTCGGGTTCAACATGGCTCAGCCCGATGACGAATCGGATTCCGAAACTAGCCAGGAAACCAAAGACGACGACGCCGGTGATGAGGAGCTGTCTGCGACCGATTCGAAGTTGTATGCGTCGATTCCAGTCAAGGGACGCATCGTCGGTGCACTGCGGATGCTGGAAAGCAGCAAGCTGACTCAGGTCGGCACCGAATTCATTTACGATTTCGGGCGAATTGGTCCAGATGACTCGTTGATCGCAAAAACGTTTGTTGTTCTAAAGGGCGAAGAGCGTGACAATACGACTTTGACGGTTGGGAAGATTAAGCCCGAAGGGGTAGTTCGGGCAGAGTTGGGCGAACCGAAGAGTCGCGGATCGATGGTTTTGTATCCGCTGAAGATCGAATTAGTGCCCAGTGACAAGACGATTTCACGTCTCGGTAAAGATAAGGGTGACTACGGTTCGATATGGATTGAGTCGGACAATCCGAAAGCATCGCGTATGCGGGTTGTGCTTAAGTTTGCTATCGAAGGTCGCTAG
- a CDS encoding O-antigen ligase family protein: protein MAKRRRVVREPVAAVANQDRSVDAPTAESVAVSRSVLLSRLAMGLLAGLVVFLAYHPSDSIAVEQGDALWFSTLALVIATITSAAGALSRRRPLAADSSAIPWMAWGLAGWIMLAAIATSTHWGSNFGNLRSATNEAWVWVAGVAAFLAFRRLFADESMRRSVLWLAVLVATGLAVHGLHQQWISLPENRAAYQADPDRLLKLAGIEAPEGTAERMRFENRLFDGGPSATFALANSWAAVLLVGIVIGAGVLRFQFAGLTWGQRIGWGLVVAICVAAMLAARSRSAMLAMLPAIAWLWIASTHAPKKNRSVIAIALGGIVAIGGAMGTALALFGNREWIDQAPASLAFRFQYWRATWRMFMDHPWFGSGPGNFRLMYSRYRESSTTEQISDPHNFFFETLASGGWVAAVLLVLIMAAGVRFALRRRSDVREFADDGQTDTDGEVRSPIWGWVIGGASAALILVWFLGWVGRRMPDLDVGLLAVPAAITFGWWSLSSLRSLRSSQIDAIASALLLALMVHLCVAGGWTVPGVAIWVWLAAGILTRVEIETLGSVPKAAGQGEWFAVWAGPAVGVLLIMTLNFVSLRPVSAQKRAMAMAEYAQSTGQLGKAGVSLGEAIEADPWAVTPPMWMADLCRWEMVRQQTSAPGDAPSSALRQAWMRWLDESKHRAGQDPSVYRQIGLNRLHVYQRFSQAEDLAAAEQIFDQVVAWSPADQWAIAQLAVIAQASGDMDKARRMARQAKLLSETGGNLERALYLQSIYAAEPVGPRAASQPIRGPADQLLASLLDPA from the coding sequence ATGGCGAAAAGACGAAGAGTAGTTCGTGAACCGGTCGCGGCGGTTGCCAACCAGGATCGATCCGTCGACGCTCCGACCGCGGAATCCGTTGCCGTGTCACGCAGTGTCTTGCTGTCTCGGTTGGCCATGGGCTTGTTGGCCGGGCTAGTCGTGTTCTTGGCCTACCATCCCAGCGATAGTATCGCGGTCGAACAGGGAGATGCTCTATGGTTTTCGACCTTGGCGCTGGTGATCGCAACGATCACTTCGGCGGCTGGTGCGTTATCGCGGCGTCGCCCGTTGGCCGCTGATTCATCGGCGATCCCGTGGATGGCATGGGGCTTGGCCGGTTGGATCATGTTGGCCGCCATCGCAACGTCGACGCACTGGGGATCCAATTTTGGCAACCTGCGGTCGGCGACCAATGAAGCCTGGGTATGGGTGGCCGGTGTCGCAGCGTTCTTGGCGTTTCGGCGTTTGTTCGCCGACGAATCGATGCGGCGGTCGGTGCTGTGGTTGGCAGTGCTGGTCGCGACTGGATTGGCGGTGCACGGTTTGCATCAACAATGGATCTCGTTGCCGGAAAACCGAGCGGCCTATCAAGCAGATCCGGACCGCTTGCTGAAATTGGCTGGCATCGAAGCGCCCGAGGGAACGGCCGAGCGGATGCGTTTTGAAAACCGGCTGTTCGATGGTGGACCGTCGGCGACGTTTGCACTGGCCAATTCTTGGGCCGCCGTGTTGCTAGTGGGCATCGTGATCGGGGCCGGTGTCCTCCGGTTCCAATTCGCTGGTTTGACTTGGGGGCAACGCATCGGGTGGGGATTGGTGGTGGCGATTTGCGTTGCCGCGATGTTGGCCGCGCGAAGTCGATCGGCGATGTTGGCGATGTTGCCGGCGATCGCTTGGCTGTGGATTGCTTCAACGCATGCGCCCAAAAAGAATCGTTCTGTGATCGCGATCGCGTTGGGCGGAATCGTTGCGATTGGCGGGGCGATGGGGACGGCGCTGGCGTTGTTCGGGAATCGCGAATGGATTGATCAGGCGCCCGCGTCGTTGGCATTTCGGTTTCAGTATTGGCGGGCGACATGGCGGATGTTCATGGACCATCCTTGGTTCGGGTCTGGCCCAGGGAATTTTCGATTGATGTATTCCCGTTACCGCGAATCCAGCACGACCGAGCAGATCTCGGATCCACACAATTTCTTTTTCGAAACGCTGGCCAGTGGTGGCTGGGTGGCGGCCGTGCTGTTGGTGTTGATCATGGCAGCAGGGGTTCGTTTTGCTCTGCGGCGGCGATCCGATGTTCGTGAATTCGCCGATGACGGACAGACGGATACCGATGGGGAAGTCCGATCGCCGATTTGGGGATGGGTGATTGGTGGCGCAAGCGCAGCGTTGATCTTGGTTTGGTTCTTGGGATGGGTGGGGCGTCGCATGCCAGACCTGGACGTTGGGCTGTTGGCAGTGCCCGCCGCGATCACGTTTGGGTGGTGGAGTCTGTCCAGTTTGCGGTCGCTACGATCGTCCCAGATTGATGCGATTGCATCGGCGTTGTTGTTGGCTTTGATGGTGCATCTTTGCGTGGCCGGTGGATGGACGGTTCCCGGCGTCGCGATCTGGGTGTGGTTGGCCGCAGGCATTCTGACTCGAGTCGAAATTGAAACGCTTGGCTCCGTACCGAAGGCAGCGGGCCAGGGGGAATGGTTCGCTGTGTGGGCCGGCCCCGCGGTTGGCGTGCTGTTGATCATGACGTTGAACTTTGTTTCGCTGCGTCCGGTATCGGCACAGAAGCGTGCGATGGCGATGGCCGAGTATGCGCAGTCCACAGGTCAATTGGGAAAGGCGGGCGTGTCGCTGGGCGAGGCGATCGAGGCCGATCCATGGGCCGTCACACCACCGATGTGGATGGCCGACCTATGCCGCTGGGAAATGGTTCGCCAGCAGACATCGGCACCGGGCGACGCCCCCAGCAGTGCGCTGCGTCAGGCGTGGATGCGGTGGCTGGATGAATCGAAGCATCGGGCGGGCCAGGATCCGTCGGTTTACCGCCAGATCGGACTGAACCGGTTGCATGTCTACCAGCGGTTTTCCCAGGCCGAGGATCTTGCGGCGGCCGAGCAGATTTTCGATCAGGTCGTGGCGTGGAGCCCGGCCGATCAATGGGCGATCGCCCAGTTGGCCGTCATCGCCCAGGCATCCGGCGACATGGATAAGGCACGTCGGATGGCTCGGCAAGCCAAGCTATTGTCGGAAACCGGCGGGAACTTGGAACGGGCGTTGTACTTGCAGTCCATCTACGCCGCCGAACCCGTCGGCCCCCGAGCCGCTAGCCAGCCGATTCGTGGCCCGGCGGACCAGTTGTTGGCCAGCCTGTTGGACCCGGCATAG
- a CDS encoding MraY family glycosyltransferase, with protein sequence MSDLSQWIGWLLAVTVVPPMVICALSLYPVRWFAVRLGLLAPMSGHSTHTRATPLGGGIGIWLGIVGTFAIGTVAVFFARHAPEWQSRMPSAMVPLLDGVWSKAGNLWCVLAGGTVLTVLGVTDDRRGVNEYLRLAIEFAVAAFVVYGMGFGLTAFIGVAWLTNLMSVIWIVGLINSFNMLDNMDGLSGGVAAIIAGTMATVMLMTPDPGTAQPQFFVAALLLVVFGSLLGFLWHNRPPAKIFMGDGGSYLIGYLVAVAMLMATFAGDGEPRPHAVFAPLCVMAVPLYDMITVLGIRIREGRSLFVGDRSHFSHRLVDLGLSRTQAVLTIYLVTATCGLAAIVLTQVPVTQAVMVLGIVVCMLLLVVILESTGWRKDEE encoded by the coding sequence TTGTCAGACCTGTCGCAGTGGATCGGGTGGTTGTTGGCTGTGACGGTGGTCCCGCCGATGGTGATCTGTGCGCTCTCGCTGTACCCGGTCCGATGGTTTGCCGTCCGATTGGGGCTGTTGGCACCGATGTCCGGCCACAGCACACACACTCGCGCCACCCCGCTTGGTGGTGGCATCGGAATCTGGTTGGGCATCGTGGGTACGTTCGCGATCGGAACCGTGGCGGTTTTTTTCGCACGGCATGCACCGGAGTGGCAGTCCAGAATGCCATCCGCCATGGTGCCCTTGTTGGATGGTGTGTGGTCCAAGGCAGGGAACCTTTGGTGTGTGCTGGCTGGCGGCACAGTGTTGACGGTTCTTGGGGTGACAGACGACCGCCGTGGCGTGAACGAGTACCTGCGGTTGGCGATCGAGTTTGCGGTCGCTGCGTTCGTGGTTTACGGAATGGGATTTGGATTGACCGCCTTCATCGGTGTGGCTTGGTTGACGAATCTGATGTCGGTGATCTGGATCGTGGGGTTAATCAATTCGTTCAACATGTTGGACAACATGGACGGGTTGTCGGGTGGTGTGGCGGCGATCATTGCCGGCACGATGGCCACGGTGATGTTGATGACACCGGACCCGGGAACGGCACAGCCACAGTTCTTTGTCGCCGCGTTGTTGTTGGTGGTGTTCGGATCTCTGCTGGGATTCCTGTGGCACAATCGGCCACCTGCCAAAATTTTCATGGGTGACGGAGGCAGCTATTTGATCGGGTACCTGGTCGCCGTTGCGATGTTGATGGCGACCTTTGCTGGTGATGGCGAGCCGAGACCGCATGCGGTGTTTGCGCCGCTATGCGTGATGGCGGTTCCTCTGTACGACATGATCACCGTATTGGGAATTCGGATTCGCGAAGGTCGCAGTCTTTTCGTTGGCGACCGTAGTCACTTTTCGCATCGCTTGGTCGACCTGGGGTTGAGTCGTACCCAGGCCGTGTTGACCATTTACCTGGTCACCGCAACTTGTGGATTGGCTGCGATTGTATTGACTCAAGTTCCCGTGACTCAGGCTGTGATGGTGCTTGGCATCGTCGTCTGCATGTTGCTGTTGGTCGTCATTTTGGAATCCACCGGATGGCGAAAAGACGAAGAGTAG
- a CDS encoding O-fucosyltransferase family protein, translating to MIIITDKYGQLGNRLIRSAHLIAAAKEHGTCLMDPMFAPYASYFKSTRNSVFCRYPVRKSLRSSEKPSRLWQRRLAYHLTRESARMTQKLTGPRLASRFIHLQDGEVYDLNGSDFRTRLESSAPLWLSGFWFRSETLLQTHQNEVRRHFRISSKHQAPVDRRIAEARQSGDRLVGIHIRHGDYQTWQGGRYFFPVSKYVQWMRSICEQLGGKTQFLVCGNADLDPDQFAGLNVHFGPGHMVEDLYALAATDWLVGPPSTFSLWASFYGNVPLTILESADQTIDANSDITSTELVHAA from the coding sequence ATGATCATCATCACGGACAAGTATGGGCAACTTGGAAATCGCCTGATTCGGTCCGCGCATTTGATCGCGGCGGCCAAGGAGCATGGAACATGCCTGATGGACCCCATGTTCGCACCCTACGCGTCTTACTTTAAGTCAACTCGAAACAGCGTTTTCTGTCGCTATCCGGTGCGAAAGAGCCTGCGAAGTAGTGAAAAACCTAGCCGGTTATGGCAACGGCGTCTGGCTTATCACCTGACTCGCGAATCAGCCCGCATGACCCAAAAGCTGACAGGTCCTCGGCTGGCGTCTCGCTTCATTCATCTCCAGGATGGCGAAGTTTACGACCTGAACGGATCGGATTTCCGAACCCGTCTAGAGTCCTCGGCCCCCCTTTGGCTAAGCGGTTTTTGGTTCCGAAGCGAGACCTTGCTGCAAACCCATCAAAACGAGGTCCGCCGCCACTTCCGCATCAGTTCGAAACATCAAGCGCCGGTTGATCGGAGGATCGCGGAAGCCAGACAGAGCGGCGACCGTCTGGTCGGCATCCACATCCGTCACGGTGACTATCAAACATGGCAGGGCGGACGATACTTCTTTCCCGTGTCCAAGTATGTTCAATGGATGCGAAGCATTTGTGAACAACTCGGCGGCAAAACTCAGTTCCTGGTGTGCGGCAACGCCGATTTGGATCCAGATCAATTTGCCGGGCTGAACGTCCACTTCGGCCCCGGGCACATGGTCGAAGACCTCTACGCGCTGGCGGCCACGGACTGGTTGGTCGGCCCACCGAGCACGTTTTCGCTCTGGGCGTCGTTTTACGGAAACGTACCGCTGACGATTCTGGAATCGGCCGATCAAACCATTGACGCAAATTCAGACATCACGTCGACCGAACTGGTCCATGCGGCCTAA
- a CDS encoding sulfatase family protein → MNRIFLALVWCFLCVVIAQADRPNILIAIADDQSYPHTSAYGDPAVQTPSFDRVARAGVLFNQAFTPAPGCSPMRAAFLTGREVWQIREAGTHASSFPTDLPVFTSQLSEAGYHVGMTGKGWSPGKATGWEHNPAGKAYLKQKMKAPKGVSTRDYAANFDDFLAEQAEGQPFCFWFGSHEPHRSYDPGIGKRNGVDPDQVVVPPFLPDNEIVRNDIADYLYEIQWFDQHLGRMLDRLAESGQLDNTIVIVTSDNGMPFPAAKANLYEYGIHMPLAISWPTSISGAQVSDDLVSLIDVTKTIFAAAEVTPQDADRMPGYSLLGRMDGQTTEQEWPRTAVFSGRERHSSSRFNTLGYPCRCIRTATHLYIRNFKPQRWPAGAPAVFKEVAYDDEGNVVHSKSGPDRGGYHDIDAGPTLSVLVEQVDEPEVANKLLLATAKRPAEELYDIRVDPGCLNNLASDSKSAAVKQNLADRLTAYLTATGDLRQTDPQAAEVWETYPRYSPLRWFPQPDWAKGNPPIALPWLEARRPKQ, encoded by the coding sequence ATGAATCGAATCTTTCTTGCACTCGTATGGTGCTTCCTTTGCGTGGTCATCGCACAGGCCGACCGTCCGAATATTTTGATCGCGATCGCGGACGATCAATCCTATCCACACACGTCGGCCTACGGGGATCCGGCGGTACAGACGCCGTCGTTCGACCGAGTGGCTCGGGCAGGTGTGTTGTTCAACCAGGCGTTTACACCGGCACCCGGGTGCAGTCCGATGCGAGCAGCGTTTCTGACCGGGCGAGAAGTCTGGCAGATTCGCGAGGCTGGCACGCACGCCAGTTCGTTCCCGACCGATCTGCCCGTCTTCACCAGCCAACTGTCCGAGGCGGGATACCACGTCGGAATGACGGGGAAAGGATGGAGTCCGGGGAAGGCTACGGGCTGGGAACATAACCCGGCGGGCAAGGCTTACCTGAAGCAGAAAATGAAGGCTCCCAAGGGAGTGTCGACTCGGGATTATGCCGCCAACTTCGATGACTTCTTGGCCGAACAAGCCGAGGGGCAACCGTTTTGCTTTTGGTTCGGAAGCCACGAACCCCATCGTAGCTACGATCCCGGCATCGGCAAACGGAACGGAGTGGATCCCGATCAAGTGGTTGTGCCGCCTTTCTTGCCCGACAACGAAATCGTTCGTAACGATATCGCTGACTACTTGTACGAAATCCAGTGGTTCGATCAACATTTGGGACGCATGCTGGATCGGCTGGCCGAATCCGGTCAGCTGGACAACACGATCGTGATCGTGACCAGTGATAACGGGATGCCGTTCCCCGCAGCCAAAGCCAACTTGTACGAGTACGGCATCCACATGCCGCTGGCCATCAGTTGGCCGACCAGCATTTCAGGGGCTCAGGTCAGCGACGACTTGGTCAGTTTGATCGATGTCACGAAAACGATCTTTGCCGCCGCCGAGGTCACGCCACAGGATGCAGATCGGATGCCCGGTTACAGTCTGCTAGGTCGCATGGACGGGCAGACGACCGAGCAAGAGTGGCCCCGAACGGCCGTGTTCAGTGGGCGAGAACGTCACTCGTCATCCCGGTTCAATACGTTGGGGTACCCGTGCCGATGTATCCGCACAGCGACGCACCTGTACATCCGCAACTTTAAACCACAACGCTGGCCAGCGGGTGCCCCAGCGGTTTTCAAAGAGGTGGCTTATGATGACGAAGGGAACGTCGTGCATTCCAAGTCCGGGCCCGACCGCGGCGGTTATCACGACATCGATGCAGGTCCAACACTGAGTGTGCTTGTCGAACAGGTGGATGAACCGGAGGTGGCCAATAAGCTGTTGTTGGCGACTGCCAAGCGACCGGCCGAAGAGTTGTACGACATTCGTGTCGACCCCGGATGTCTGAATAACTTAGCGAGCGATTCGAAGTCCGCTGCTGTAAAGCAGAACTTGGCCGATCGCTTGACGGCCTACCTGACCGCGACCGGAGACCTGCGTCAGACCGATCCGCAAGCTGCGGAGGTTTGGGAAACCTATCCCCGATACAGTCCGCTGCGTTGGTTCCCACAGCCTGATTGGGCTAAGGGCAATCCGCCCATCGCACTGCCCTGGCTGGAAGCACGTCGCCCCAAGCAATAG
- a CDS encoding sialate O-acetylesterase: MPHRFLVIAVLLLTATTVQAELKFSPVFGDSMVVQRDKPIHVWGWTQPGTKVAAEIAGHTANAVADDQGRFDLKLDALPAGGPHELVVQADQRRVFEDVLVGEVWVCSGQSNMQWNVGSANDADLESLTAKYPNLRLITVPQVGTQEPQDDFKGQWQSCTPQSVKDFSAVGYFFGRQLHQTLDVPVGLIDNSWGGSSAEAWVPRDVLKSEGQYDELLAKWDDLAKTFDFDAELAKWNEKTEKWKADGKKGRAPQRPRDVLSGQHRPANLYNGVLHPILGYTIRGAIWYQGESNAGRAYQYRDLFPLMIQTWRDHWSQDEFPFYWVQLADFRAEVSEPSDSDWAELREAQTMTMSRLPATGEAVITDLGEASDIHPKNKQDVGKRLARWALAKDYGYNIPYRSPTFASLEVKGNKAIVKFDHVGGGLDTFDVNTPIGLTIAGDDQKFVSASGKIVGKDTIEVSAAAVKNPVAVRYAWADNPVANLQSSEGLPMTPFRTDQWPGITAGNVK; the protein is encoded by the coding sequence ATGCCACACCGATTTTTAGTCATCGCCGTCTTGTTGCTGACCGCGACGACGGTTCAAGCCGAGTTGAAATTTTCGCCTGTGTTTGGCGATTCGATGGTCGTTCAACGCGATAAGCCCATCCACGTTTGGGGATGGACGCAGCCCGGCACCAAGGTGGCGGCGGAGATCGCTGGCCACACAGCCAACGCGGTCGCGGATGACCAAGGACGATTCGATTTAAAACTGGACGCGCTGCCTGCAGGCGGCCCCCACGAACTGGTGGTCCAAGCCGACCAACGACGCGTATTTGAAGATGTGCTGGTTGGCGAAGTCTGGGTCTGTTCGGGACAATCCAACATGCAGTGGAACGTCGGCAGCGCCAACGACGCCGACCTCGAATCCCTGACCGCCAAATATCCCAACCTGCGTTTGATCACTGTCCCGCAAGTTGGAACGCAAGAACCGCAAGACGACTTCAAAGGCCAATGGCAATCTTGCACGCCCCAGAGCGTGAAAGACTTTTCCGCAGTCGGCTATTTCTTTGGCCGCCAACTGCATCAAACCTTGGACGTACCGGTCGGATTGATCGACAACTCATGGGGCGGATCGTCTGCCGAAGCTTGGGTGCCACGCGACGTCTTGAAATCCGAAGGTCAATACGACGAACTGCTGGCCAAATGGGATGACCTCGCCAAAACATTTGACTTCGATGCCGAGCTAGCCAAATGGAACGAGAAAACAGAGAAGTGGAAGGCTGATGGCAAGAAAGGCCGAGCCCCCCAACGTCCTCGCGACGTGTTGTCCGGACAACACCGCCCAGCGAACCTTTACAACGGTGTCCTGCATCCCATCCTGGGCTACACCATTCGCGGTGCGATCTGGTACCAGGGCGAATCCAACGCGGGGCGTGCCTATCAGTACCGAGACCTGTTCCCGTTGATGATCCAAACTTGGCGTGATCATTGGAGCCAAGACGAATTTCCATTCTATTGGGTCCAACTAGCCGATTTCCGAGCCGAGGTCAGTGAACCGTCCGATAGCGATTGGGCCGAACTTCGCGAAGCTCAAACGATGACCATGTCGCGACTGCCCGCGACTGGCGAAGCCGTCATCACCGACCTCGGTGAAGCATCCGACATCCACCCCAAAAACAAGCAAGACGTTGGCAAACGGCTGGCACGTTGGGCGCTGGCCAAAGACTACGGCTACAACATTCCATATCGCAGTCCAACCTTTGCGTCGCTGGAAGTCAAAGGCAACAAGGCTATCGTGAAATTCGACCATGTCGGTGGCGGCCTGGACACCTTTGACGTCAACACCCCGATTGGTCTGACGATCGCTGGCGATGACCAAAAGTTTGTCTCGGCTAGCGGCAAGATTGTCGGCAAGGACACGATCGAAGTTTCCGCCGCCGCAGTGAAGAACCCGGTCGCCGTTCGCTACGCCTGGGCCGACAACCCAGTGGCGAACCTGCAAAGCAGCGAAGGGCTGCCGATGACGCCATTCCGCACCGACCAGTGGCCCGGCATCACCGCCGGAAACGTCAAGTAG